One Nostoc punctiforme PCC 73102 DNA window includes the following coding sequences:
- a CDS encoding polyphosphate kinase 2 family protein, whose product MNYDAFIVPPGSKISLKKNYDPAYKTDFDQKADAANKLQTDIERLANYQNILYAQNTYSLLIIFQAMDAAGKDSTIKHVTSGVNPQGFQVFSFKAPSAEELDHDYLWRTMKALPERGRIGIFNRSYYEETLVVRVHPEMLRKQQLPYFPNGNKIWKQRFEEINNFEKYLVDNGVIVLKFFLNVSKSEQKKRFLERIEYPEKNWKFSDSDVKERAFWDDYMNAYEEVFNKTSTKSAPWYIIPADRKWFTRLVVANIICTKLEELNLQYPIVSDEHRQQLLEAKRILEQEDEQTSLTDKGKKK is encoded by the coding sequence ATGAATTACGATGCTTTCATTGTTCCACCAGGTTCAAAGATTTCTCTGAAAAAAAATTATGACCCAGCTTATAAAACTGATTTCGATCAAAAAGCTGATGCTGCAAACAAATTGCAGACAGATATTGAGCGATTAGCGAATTACCAAAATATTCTCTATGCTCAAAACACATATTCCTTGCTGATTATTTTTCAGGCAATGGATGCTGCTGGTAAAGATAGCACAATTAAACACGTGACCTCTGGGGTGAATCCGCAAGGTTTTCAGGTGTTTAGTTTCAAGGCCCCCAGTGCGGAAGAATTAGATCATGACTACCTGTGGCGAACAATGAAGGCTTTGCCAGAAAGAGGTCGAATTGGGATATTCAACCGCTCATATTATGAAGAGACGCTAGTTGTTCGCGTTCATCCAGAAATGTTGAGAAAGCAACAACTTCCTTATTTTCCTAATGGAAATAAGATATGGAAGCAACGCTTTGAAGAAATTAATAATTTTGAAAAATATTTAGTAGACAATGGTGTGATTGTTCTGAAGTTCTTTCTTAATGTTTCTAAATCTGAGCAGAAAAAACGCTTTTTAGAACGAATCGAATATCCCGAAAAAAATTGGAAGTTTTCAGATAGCGATGTCAAAGAAAGAGCTTTTTGGGATGATTATATGAATGCTTATGAAGAAGTTTTTAATAAAACTAGTACAAAATCTGCCCCTTGGTATATTATTCCTGCCGATCGCAAATGGTTTACACGTCTGGTAGTCGCCAACATAATCTGCACAAAACTAGAAGAACTCAATCTGCAATACCCGATAGTTAGCGACGAACATAGACAACAACTTTTGGAGGCAAAACGCATTTTAGAGCAAGAAGATGAACAGACAAGCTTAACAGATAAAGGCAAAAAAAAGTAA
- a CDS encoding chemotaxis protein CheB, producing the protein MIQMAEDAKNNPPHFTNAGFDIVAIAASAGGLTAQIKVLSTLPAEFPAAIAIVQHISPEHPSFMAEILSRRTDITVKQAQEGDDLSPGTAYIAPPNRHLLVNDDGTLSLSQSKLVHFLRPSADLLFESVAATYKERAIAIVLTGTGSDGAMGVEAIKKMGGTVIVQDLKTAEFSGMPSAAIQTGNVDFILPLDEISRVLVSLVMGKCN; encoded by the coding sequence ATGATTCAGATGGCAGAAGATGCCAAGAATAATCCACCCCACTTTACTAATGCTGGCTTTGATATTGTGGCGATCGCAGCGTCAGCAGGTGGTCTGACTGCTCAAATTAAAGTGCTATCGACTCTACCCGCAGAATTTCCAGCCGCGATCGCTATTGTGCAACACATTTCTCCTGAACATCCGTCATTCATGGCAGAAATTCTCAGTCGGCGCACGGATATTACCGTCAAGCAGGCACAGGAAGGAGATGACCTCAGTCCAGGAACGGCTTACATTGCTCCACCCAATCGGCACTTATTGGTTAACGATGACGGCACACTTTCCTTATCACAGTCGAAATTAGTACATTTTTTACGTCCTTCGGCTGACTTATTATTTGAATCGGTTGCAGCCACTTACAAAGAAAGAGCGATCGCCATCGTGTTAACTGGAACGGGTAGCGACGGCGCGATGGGAGTAGAAGCAATCAAAAAAATGGGCGGTACTGTCATTGTCCAAGATTTAAAAACCGCCGAATTTTCCGGGATGCCCTCAGCTGCAATTCAAACAGGCAACGTAGATTTTATTCTCCCCCTAGATGAAATCTCCAGGGTTTTGGTGAGTTTAGTCATGGGAAAATGTAACTAA
- a CDS encoding lactate/malate family dehydrogenase — protein sequence MSSKTSKVGVIGAGNVGADVANALVLLRKCVTVVLFDRTLSKAEGQAWDIEDSIPLLEEMEIIASNKYEDLADSDVIVVTVGVQQKLGQTRLDNKKTYHKNLKSMRYLIR from the coding sequence ATGAGTAGTAAAACATCCAAGGTCGGTGTAATTGGTGCAGGGAACGTGGGTGCAGATGTAGCAAATGCTTTAGTGCTACTCCGTAAATGTGTAACAGTCGTTCTTTTTGACCGAACCTTATCAAAAGCTGAGGGACAAGCATGGGATATTGAAGACAGCATTCCTCTACTTGAAGAGATGGAGATTATAGCATCAAACAAGTATGAGGATTTAGCTGATTCTGATGTGATTGTCGTGACTGTTGGGGTGCAACAGAAACTTGGACAGACCCGATTAGATAATAAAAAGACATATCATAAGAATCTTAAATCGATGCGCTATTTAATCAGATAG
- a CDS encoding proton extrusion protein PcxA: MKNSFTKTAGLLRQNLQKYLRSLNNWFFDTPERALLEAQQAAQRIKNIEIEHFEGKKISSESVKYTETAMSYWQVYLDKNLTIIKFRLAEFQLSRGIVNISNSVLLEKLKVIDEVVEKYAIKDELISNSELLSNNEPLKINQSEINKQPDSSNIKRLPPNQKTRVLPGSIGRTINRIKGDFSPQGEEEFVRNYRISKNRTRIGLRFLLTLIIVPLLTQILSKQFLVIPILETTRSEKTYQIFINSDMEKEALHEFSNFQQNLRFESLLNHAPELSSEVIREKIKDKAIEIAEEFHLKTNSSVSNVFADLISLISFSIIIAFSKKEIVIVKSFIDTIVYGLSDSAKAFIIILFTDIFVGFHSPDGWEVLLEGFAEHLGLPASRNAIFLFIATFPVILNTIFKYWIFRYLSRLSPSALATLKEMDE; this comes from the coding sequence ATGAAAAATTCATTTACCAAAACAGCAGGATTGCTTCGTCAAAATTTGCAAAAGTATTTGCGATCGCTTAACAATTGGTTTTTCGATACACCAGAAAGGGCACTCTTAGAAGCTCAACAAGCCGCTCAGAGAATTAAAAACATCGAAATAGAACATTTTGAAGGTAAAAAAATATCTTCAGAATCAGTAAAATATACTGAAACTGCAATGTCTTATTGGCAAGTCTACCTTGATAAAAACTTAACTATTATCAAGTTCAGGCTGGCAGAATTTCAACTTAGTCGGGGAATTGTCAATATCTCTAATTCTGTTTTATTAGAAAAGCTGAAGGTGATTGATGAAGTTGTAGAGAAATATGCTATCAAAGATGAACTGATTAGTAACAGCGAGTTATTGTCAAATAATGAACCACTAAAAATTAATCAGAGTGAAATCAATAAACAACCAGACTCATCTAATATAAAACGCCTGCCTCCAAATCAAAAAACTAGAGTTTTGCCTGGGTCTATTGGCAGAACTATTAATAGAATCAAAGGAGATTTTTCACCACAAGGAGAAGAAGAATTTGTCAGAAATTACCGGATTTCTAAAAATAGAACCAGGATTGGTCTAAGATTTTTACTCACTTTAATTATTGTGCCACTTTTGACTCAAATTTTATCTAAACAATTCTTAGTAATTCCTATACTAGAAACGACTAGAAGCGAGAAAACATATCAAATTTTCATTAATTCTGATATGGAAAAAGAAGCTCTCCATGAATTCTCTAATTTTCAACAAAATTTGAGATTTGAATCTTTATTAAATCATGCACCAGAACTTTCGTCAGAGGTAATTAGAGAAAAAATAAAGGACAAAGCAATTGAGATAGCTGAAGAATTTCATCTAAAAACTAATAGTTCTGTTAGTAATGTTTTTGCTGATTTGATATCATTAATTTCTTTTAGTATAATTATCGCTTTTAGCAAAAAAGAAATTGTGATTGTAAAGTCTTTTATAGATACTATAGTTTATGGATTGAGCGATAGTGCTAAGGCTTTTATAATTATTCTTTTTACAGATATATTCGTAGGATTCCACTCACCAGATGGGTGGGAGGTTCTTCTAGAAGGATTTGCAGAACATTTAGGTTTGCCAGCCAGTAGAAATGCAATATTTTTATTTATTGCAACATTTCCTGTAATTTTAAACACTATCTTTAAGTACTGGATATTCCGTTATCTGAGTCGCTTATCTCCGTCGGCATTAGCTACATTAAAAGAGATGGACGAGTAA
- a CDS encoding alpha-amylase family glycosyl hydrolase — protein sequence MANLTDFKLFAPRNKGAALIGSFSDWKEIPMSKSEDGYFRTKIKLEDGVYQYKFRIQTKSPNFAPDEWIDVIDPKATEVNETEKYGIVRIQDGQRIVDSYFWQHDEMPLPDNRELVIYEMHVADFTGDEVDSNERGKYLGIIAKLDYLCELGINAIELMPVNEYPGDYSWGYKVRHFFATESSYGSTEDLKRLIDECHGRGIRVFMDGIYNHTDEECPLILIDRNYWYYEHKHYPEDPANYWGPEFNYDFYDKNLNIQPAWEYIGDVVRFWIQEYHIDGIRFDAVRQLANFEFLNWLTKQAKNHAAPKQFYNIAEHIPDTNTVVKPDGPLDACWHESFRYFLVPYICGKSFELEQLKQILDPKQQGYAIATNVINYLATHDRERLLRELGNCGIFDAAAFERAKLAAVLLMTAMGIPMLWMAEEFGEYQQKSEDVTKPQKITWSLLLDDQNYDLFEYYQKLITLRQQTPALQSDNIKFFYENADDKVLAYSRWDEQNSHVVVVVNFSDRSLNQYKISDFPTTEDWRDWVGNREVKSGEDGLVTDLPSYTAKIFVLQT from the coding sequence ATGGCAAATTTAACTGACTTTAAATTGTTTGCTCCTCGCAACAAAGGAGCAGCTTTAATTGGGTCTTTTTCGGATTGGAAAGAAATTCCAATGTCTAAAAGTGAAGATGGTTATTTTCGCACTAAAATCAAACTGGAAGACGGCGTTTATCAATATAAATTTCGCATTCAAACTAAAAGTCCAAATTTTGCACCTGATGAATGGATCGATGTCATTGATCCTAAAGCAACAGAAGTTAATGAAACAGAAAAATATGGCATAGTTCGTATTCAAGATGGGCAACGCATTGTTGATAGTTACTTTTGGCAACACGATGAAATGCCGTTGCCTGATAACCGGGAATTAGTCATATATGAAATGCACGTTGCTGATTTTACTGGTGATGAAGTTGATTCTAACGAGCGAGGCAAATATCTAGGGATAATTGCTAAGTTAGATTATCTTTGCGAACTGGGAATTAATGCAATTGAATTAATGCCAGTTAATGAGTACCCTGGTGATTATAGCTGGGGCTATAAAGTTCGCCACTTCTTTGCTACAGAATCTAGTTACGGTTCAACAGAAGATTTAAAGCGATTGATTGACGAGTGTCATGGTAGAGGTATTCGCGTCTTTATGGATGGAATTTATAACCACACAGATGAAGAATGCCCATTAATACTAATTGACCGCAATTACTGGTACTACGAACATAAACATTATCCTGAAGACCCAGCTAATTACTGGGGGCCAGAGTTTAACTATGATTTTTACGACAAAAACTTAAATATTCAACCTGCATGGGAATACATCGGCGATGTGGTAAGGTTTTGGATTCAGGAATATCACATTGATGGAATTCGCTTTGATGCAGTACGGCAATTGGCTAACTTTGAATTTCTCAACTGGCTGACTAAGCAAGCGAAAAACCATGCTGCACCCAAGCAGTTTTACAACATTGCTGAACACATTCCCGATACAAACACTGTAGTCAAGCCAGATGGGCCATTAGATGCTTGTTGGCATGAGAGCTTTCGCTACTTTTTAGTTCCATATATTTGTGGAAAATCATTTGAATTAGAACAACTCAAGCAAATTTTAGACCCCAAACAGCAGGGTTATGCGATCGCTACCAATGTGATAAATTATTTGGCAACCCACGATCGCGAACGTCTATTACGAGAATTAGGCAATTGCGGCATCTTTGACGCAGCCGCATTTGAACGAGCCAAGTTAGCAGCTGTTTTGTTAATGACAGCGATGGGTATACCGATGCTGTGGATGGCAGAAGAGTTTGGCGAATACCAGCAAAAAAGTGAAGATGTGACTAAGCCGCAGAAAATTACTTGGTCTTTGTTGTTAGACGACCAAAATTATGATTTATTTGAGTATTATCAAAAGCTGATTACTCTACGCCAGCAAACTCCAGCTTTGCAAAGTGACAATATTAAGTTTTTCTACGAAAATGCAGATGATAAAGTGTTGGCTTACAGCCGTTGGGATGAGCAAAATTCTCATGTCGTCGTTGTGGTAAATTTTTCCGATCGGAGTCTAAATCAATATAAAATTTCCGACTTCCCAACTACTGAAGATTGGCGAGATTGGGTTGGTAATCGGGAAGTGAAATCTGGAGAAGATGGTTTAGTCACTGACTTGCCAAGCTATACAGCTAAAATATTTGTTTTGCAAACATGA
- a CDS encoding CheR family methyltransferase, producing MTSADRDPKFENLLIYLRQSRGFDFTGYKRSTLMRRVCKRMQSLTIENFEEYLDYLEVYPEEFNYLFNTILINVTAFFRDSSAWEYLAEKILPNLISNKKTSDQIRIWSAGCASGEEAYTLAMLMAEILGAEEFRQRVKIYATDVDEEALNQARQATYSAKDVQAVSDELRQKYFEIVGNRYVFRQDLRRSVIFGRHDLLQDAPISRLDLLVSRNTLMYFNSETQGRILARFHFALNDNGYLFLGKAEMLLMHSSLFTPIDLKNRIFSKVSSVSIRDRLLVMANTVDDESSSRVSRHLRLRDMGFDTSPIAQIVIDINGTLVMVNEQARTLFALSPKDLARPFQDLELSYRPIELRSLIERAYTERRPITLTNVERYLSNTETQYLDVRITPLQETDTSFLGVSISFHNVTRYIKLQDALQRSQQELETTNEELQSTNEELETTNEELQSTNEELETTNEELQSTNEELETMNEELQSTNEELQTINNELSQRTTELNHANIFLISILRSLQTGIVVIDGSFNISIWNYMVEDLWGLRTDEVLGKSIFSLDIGLPVEQLRSPIRDSLSGKKQFQEMIFDATNRRGRQIKCYLAITPLLGMDIQGAVLMMADVERVHSMISSQDMEERRQQE from the coding sequence ATGACTTCCGCAGACAGAGATCCCAAATTTGAAAATCTACTGATTTATCTCAGACAAAGCCGGGGATTTGATTTTACAGGCTATAAGCGCTCGACTTTGATGCGTCGAGTCTGCAAGCGGATGCAGTCATTGACTATAGAAAACTTTGAAGAGTATTTGGACTATCTAGAAGTTTATCCAGAAGAATTCAATTATCTTTTCAACACTATCTTAATTAACGTCACCGCTTTTTTTCGAGATTCATCAGCTTGGGAATACCTAGCAGAGAAAATACTGCCTAATCTGATTAGTAATAAAAAAACTTCTGACCAAATACGTATCTGGAGTGCTGGCTGTGCTTCTGGAGAAGAAGCTTACACTTTAGCAATGTTGATGGCTGAAATATTGGGAGCAGAGGAATTTCGCCAACGGGTGAAAATCTACGCCACTGATGTAGATGAAGAGGCTCTCAACCAAGCTCGTCAAGCTACGTATTCAGCAAAAGATGTCCAGGCAGTATCAGATGAACTGCGGCAGAAATACTTTGAGATTGTCGGTAATCGCTATGTCTTCCGTCAAGACTTGCGCCGCTCAGTGATTTTTGGTCGTCACGATCTGCTTCAAGATGCGCCCATTTCGCGCTTAGATTTGCTGGTTAGTCGCAATACATTAATGTATTTTAATTCGGAGACTCAAGGGCGAATTCTAGCCCGATTTCATTTTGCACTTAACGATAATGGCTATCTATTTTTAGGGAAAGCAGAGATGCTATTGATGCATTCTAGTCTGTTTACCCCAATAGATTTAAAAAACCGGATATTTAGTAAAGTATCGTCGGTAAGTATACGCGATCGCCTCTTAGTTATGGCAAATACAGTAGATGACGAATCTAGCAGCCGTGTGTCTCGACATTTGCGGCTGCGAGATATGGGTTTCGACACATCACCAATCGCTCAAATAGTCATTGATATCAATGGCACTCTGGTAATGGTGAATGAGCAGGCACGGACTTTGTTTGCCCTTTCTCCCAAAGATTTAGCTCGTCCTTTCCAGGATCTAGAACTTTCCTATCGACCGATTGAATTGCGATCGCTAATTGAACGGGCTTATACTGAACGCCGCCCAATTACCCTAACAAATGTAGAGCGCTATTTGTCTAACACAGAAACTCAATATCTGGATGTGCGAATTACGCCTTTGCAAGAAACAGATACCAGTTTTTTAGGTGTTAGCATCTCCTTTCATAATGTCACTCGTTATATTAAACTCCAAGATGCTCTGCAACGCTCGCAACAGGAATTAGAAACTACCAACGAAGAACTCCAATCCACCAATGAAGAATTAGAAACTACCAACGAAGAACTCCAATCCACCAATGAAGAATTAGAAACTACCAACGAAGAACTCCAATCCACCAATGAAGAATTGGAGACGATGAATGAAGAACTCCAATCTACTAATGAAGAATTACAGACAATTAATAACGAACTAAGCCAGCGCACCACAGAACTTAATCACGCAAATATTTTCCTAATCTCTATTCTCAGAAGTCTGCAAACTGGAATAGTGGTAATTGACGGCAGCTTTAATATCTCAATTTGGAATTATATGGTAGAGGATTTATGGGGGCTGCGAACTGATGAAGTTCTAGGAAAGTCTATCTTCAGCCTAGATATTGGACTACCTGTTGAGCAGTTGCGATCGCCCATCCGCGATTCTTTGTCTGGTAAAAAACAATTTCAAGAAATGATCTTTGATGCTACTAATCGTCGAGGTAGGCAAATAAAATGTTACCTGGCAATCACCCCGTTGCTTGGTATGGATATACAGGGAGCAGTTTTGATGATGGCAGATGTAGAGAGAGTCCATAGTATGATTTCTAGTCAAGATATGGAGGAACGGCGGCAACAGGAATAA
- a CDS encoding SDR family oxidoreductase, with the protein MLKILVTGATGNVGQEVLRLLQSHDCNVCAAVRNPNSAQHLLGSNIQTIPFDFTNPDTFDYAFFQVNKLFLVRPPALANIRKQIAPALNAAKLAGVEHIVFLSILGAERNPFVPHSQIERYINQLGIKATFLRCSFFMQNLNTTHREDIKVRGELLLPAGNGKTSFIDVRDIAAVAVRTLLEDEHQGRAYSLTGAEALTYYEVANIFTSILGKPIRYNPSLLKFIRQMRLSGLPIDFILVMLVIYTTARLGLAGNITSDTEQLLNRSPLTIRQYVEDYRQFWL; encoded by the coding sequence ATGCTGAAAATTTTAGTGACAGGTGCAACTGGAAACGTCGGTCAAGAAGTTCTTCGCTTACTGCAATCCCACGATTGTAATGTCTGCGCCGCAGTTAGAAATCCAAACAGCGCTCAACACCTCTTAGGCAGCAATATCCAAACCATCCCCTTCGACTTTACCAATCCTGACACCTTTGATTATGCTTTTTTTCAAGTCAATAAACTTTTTTTAGTGCGTCCGCCTGCCCTTGCTAATATTCGTAAACAAATTGCCCCAGCCTTAAATGCTGCAAAACTTGCAGGCGTTGAGCATATCGTATTTCTTTCAATACTGGGAGCCGAACGTAACCCTTTTGTGCCACACTCTCAAATTGAACGTTATATAAACCAATTGGGTATTAAAGCCACCTTTTTACGGTGCAGCTTTTTTATGCAAAATCTTAATACCACACACAGAGAAGATATCAAAGTTCGTGGTGAATTGCTTCTTCCAGCTGGTAATGGGAAAACAAGTTTCATTGATGTACGAGATATTGCTGCCGTTGCAGTTCGTACTTTACTTGAAGATGAGCATCAGGGAAGAGCATATTCACTTACGGGTGCAGAAGCCTTAACCTATTACGAAGTAGCAAACATTTTCACATCGATTTTAGGTAAACCGATACGCTATAATCCTTCTCTGCTAAAGTTTATTCGACAAATGCGCTTATCGGGGTTGCCAATAGACTTTATTTTAGTAATGCTAGTAATCTACACTACGGCTCGGTTAGGATTGGCAGGCAACATTACATCTGATACTGAGCAATTGCTCAATCGTTCACCTCTAACTATACGGCAGTATGTCGAAGACTATCGACAGTTTTGGTTATAA
- a CDS encoding WD40 repeat domain-containing protein, producing MGGIAAKLASKSAEFQNLFLGQFPEQQLKVGNSKKYYETLTDFDFISLKIQYPQFGVETLIRDYYLIDDPEILDRLEEDERVDYGQVKTLKLIERTLQLSAHILNQDPNQLVGQLWGRLQSFPEPEIQKILVDAVQSKSENPRFYPITATLTTPGGNLLRTLTGHKASVNVVAITSDGQTAVSTSDDNTLKVWDLQTGKETFTLSGHQASVNAVAITPDGQTIISVSNNLKLWSLKTGKEISTLTGHNNSINSVAITPDGQTAVSASSDNTLKLWTLKLWTLKLWNVETRRETFTLRGHRGLVNAVAITPDGKKAVSVSNNLKLWNLKTGWQISTLTGHKDSINAVAITPDGQKAVSASSDTNLKLWDLETGKAISTLRGHTDSVNAVAIIPDRQTAVSGSADTTLKLWDLQTGNVISTLSGHKDSVTAVAITPDGKKAVSGSADTTLKLWDLQTGKAISTLSGHKDSVTAVAITPDGKKAVSGSADTTLKLWDLQTEKAISTLSGHKDSVTAVAITPDGQKAVSSSTDTTLKLWDLETGKVISTFTGESSIYCCTVSPDGLTFLIGEHSGRVHFLHLEGG from the coding sequence ATGGGGGGAATTGCCGCTAAATTAGCCTCAAAATCAGCAGAGTTTCAAAATTTGTTTTTAGGTCAATTTCCTGAGCAACAATTAAAAGTAGGTAACTCAAAAAAATATTATGAAACCCTCACGGATTTTGATTTTATTTCTCTAAAAATCCAATATCCTCAATTTGGAGTAGAAACCCTAATTAGGGATTATTATTTGATTGATGATCCAGAGATATTAGATAGGCTAGAGGAAGACGAAAGAGTAGATTATGGGCAAGTCAAAACCCTGAAATTAATTGAACGTACCCTACAGTTATCAGCCCATATTTTAAATCAAGATCCAAATCAATTAGTAGGGCAATTATGGGGTAGATTGCAAAGTTTTCCTGAACCAGAAATTCAGAAAATATTGGTAGATGCAGTTCAAAGTAAAAGTGAAAATCCTCGCTTTTACCCCATCACAGCCACCTTAACTACTCCGGGAGGAAACTTACTACGTACCCTGACTGGTCATAAAGCTTCGGTAAATGTAGTAGCCATAACCTCAGATGGTCAAACAGCTGTTTCTACTTCTGATGACAACACCCTAAAGGTATGGGATTTACAGACGGGAAAGGAAACCTTTACCCTAAGCGGTCATCAAGCCTCAGTAAATGCAGTAGCCATTACCCCAGATGGTCAAACAATCATTTCTGTTTCTAATAACCTGAAACTGTGGAGTTTGAAGACGGGAAAGGAAATCTCTACCCTCACAGGTCATAACAACTCAATAAATTCAGTAGCCATTACCCCAGATGGTCAAACAGCAGTTTCTGCTTCTAGTGACAACACCCTGAAACTGTGGACTCTAAAGCTTTGGACTCTGAAACTATGGAATGTGGAGACAAGAAGAGAAACCTTTACCTTGAGAGGTCATAGAGGTTTAGTTAATGCAGTAGCCATTACCCCAGATGGAAAAAAAGCTGTTTCTGTTTCTAATAACCTAAAACTGTGGAATTTGAAGACGGGATGGCAAATCTCTACACTTACAGGTCATAAAGACTCGATAAATGCAGTAGCCATTACTCCAGATGGTCAAAAAGCCGTTTCTGCTTCAAGTGACACCAACCTAAAACTGTGGGATTTGGAGACAGGAAAAGCAATCTCTACCCTCAGAGGTCATACTGACTCGGTAAATGCAGTAGCTATTATTCCAGACAGACAAACAGCTGTTTCTGGTTCTGCTGACACCACCTTGAAGTTATGGGATTTGCAAACAGGAAATGTAATCTCTACCCTAAGCGGTCATAAAGACTCGGTAACAGCAGTAGCCATAACTCCAGATGGAAAAAAAGCTGTTTCTGGTTCTGCTGACACCACCTTGAAATTATGGGATTTGCAGACGGGAAAGGCAATTTCTACCCTAAGCGGTCATAAAGATTCGGTAACAGCAGTAGCCATAACTCCAGATGGAAAAAAAGCTGTTTCTGGTTCTGCTGACACCACCTTGAAATTATGGGATTTGCAGACAGAAAAGGCAATCTCTACCCTAAGCGGTCATAAAGATTCGGTAACAGCAGTAGCCATCACCCCAGATGGTCAAAAAGCCGTTTCTAGTTCTACTGACACCACCCTGAAACTGTGGGATTTAGAGACAGGGAAGGTAATCTCTACTTTTACGGGTGAAAGTTCTATATATTGCTGTACAGTTTCTCCAGATGGATTAACATTTCTCATCGGGGAACATTCAGGTCGGGTCCATTTTCTGCATTTGGAAGGGGGTTAA
- a CDS encoding ATP-binding protein, translated as MNNIPKYTAEFEQFINAKNHNFIGREFVFSAIKNFINQYDRGYFTIIGDPGIGKSAIIAHYVSQNSGIVYYNVEIAGKNHVEEFFTSICTQLIEIAKNQGSTNIIANFPDFTTEGSGFLSLLLQKISDRLHPDQRLIITIDGCDRIDINNQPRGSNIFYLPRYLPEKVYFILARRPFLTDKSGLLIETPAQYLDLSNYQEKNRADIQEYIKNHLNKLSHSERRFSEDKNTKDVSLKLAEKGFDDGETNFMYVSEILAAINEDIYPENLQIYYQTHLDKINLVTSKQQRMGLLVLNILVQEQSTSIEAIAERLDIDEYEIKVILDEWREFLHLDSIATEIYYSLYHASFCDWLSQKIESKF; from the coding sequence ATGAATAATATCCCTAAATATACTGCCGAATTTGAGCAATTTATCAACGCCAAAAATCATAATTTCATCGGTCGTGAATTTGTTTTTTCTGCTATTAAAAATTTTATCAATCAATACGATCGTGGCTACTTTACTATTATCGGCGATCCTGGTATTGGTAAAAGTGCCATTATTGCTCATTATGTCAGCCAGAATTCTGGTATTGTCTATTACAATGTAGAAATTGCAGGTAAAAATCACGTTGAAGAATTTTTTACAAGTATTTGCACTCAATTAATAGAAATTGCCAAAAATCAAGGTAGCACAAATATTATAGCTAACTTTCCTGATTTTACCACAGAAGGCAGTGGCTTTTTATCATTATTACTACAAAAAATCAGCGATAGATTGCATCCCGATCAACGGTTAATTATTACAATTGATGGCTGTGATAGGATTGATATCAACAATCAACCACGTGGCTCAAATATATTCTATTTACCACGTTATCTGCCAGAAAAAGTTTATTTTATCCTTGCTCGTCGTCCATTTCTGACAGATAAATCAGGCTTGTTAATTGAAACTCCAGCCCAATATTTAGATTTATCAAATTACCAAGAAAAAAATCGCGCTGATATCCAAGAATATATTAAAAATCATTTAAATAAATTATCTCATTCTGAACGTAGATTTAGCGAAGATAAGAATACAAAAGATGTTTCGCTAAAATTGGCAGAGAAAGGTTTTGATGATGGCGAGACTAACTTTATGTATGTTAGTGAAATCTTAGCAGCTATTAATGAGGATATTTATCCCGAAAACTTACAAATTTATTACCAAACTCATTTAGACAAGATAAACTTAGTCACCAGTAAACAGCAAAGAATGGGTTTACTGGTGTTAAATATCTTAGTTCAAGAGCAATCAACTTCAATAGAAGCGATCGCAGAAAGATTAGATATAGATGAATATGAAATCAAGGTAATTTTAGACGAGTGGCGAGAATTTTTACATTTAGATTCAATAGCAACAGAAATCTATTATAGTCTCTATCATGCTAGTTTTTGCGATTGGTTGAGCCAAAAAATTGAATCTAAATTCTGA